One segment of Mycolicibacterium neworleansense DNA contains the following:
- a CDS encoding non-ribosomal peptide synthetase has translation MTTTGTPPGVEDVLALSPLQQGLYSLAGLTEGDEGADPYVIAMAADIDGELDAELLRGCAEAMLVRHPNLRASFFQGNLSRPVAVVPSAVELPWRHVQAGDEQAITLETEERARRFDLGRGPLLRFLLIEKPGSRWRLVIVAHHIAIDGWSLPVFVGELLALYGAEGDVAALPPAVRPYRDYIGWLAGRDQEASRARWQAHLYGMDAPTLLSPVLAGRETQPGLPARTEVNLDEQQSAAIFEAARSRGVTVNTLFQMAWATILSVFTDRTDVVYGVTVSGRPDELAGVESMVGLFINTVPLRVRVDPALPVGSQCLALQREAAELRDHSYLSHTELRSLGGIGELYDTLLVYENFPPGGLVGSDEFELGGAVLRPAALESLSHFPVTIAAHPTHGRLTVLVEILDGALGLLDPRALGLRVLAVVQRLLDGWERPLREVAVTLEDEPDPAGAPAVAGGGSQTGFHTAFSAAAEERLGSVALSWDGGEFSYRELDDAADRLAAGLIRRGVSDETPVPVRLRRGPDYVVAMLAVLKAGAMIVPLDPAMPDERVAEILRQIGAEEPTPIIVDDALLASVAADPESDYQPAPVRPGQGAYIVFTSGTTGKPKGVIGTHQALLAYCADHAHQVLQPAAKRLGRPLRVAHAWSFTFDAAWQPLAALLDGHTVHIVGDDVQRDAEALVDTIGHFAIDMIDTTPSMFASLRAAGLLSRVPLAVLALGGEAIDTATWQGIQAECERTWMSAHNCYGPTETTVEAIVATIAEHPQPCIGRPTESTAAYVLDRWLRPVPDGVYGELYLAGGQLTRGYLGRPGETAARFVADPFTPGARMYRTGDVVRRNPESRAVEFLGRSDDQVKIRGFRVEPGEVAATLHAHPGVRHAHVAVRQHRSGPRLVAYVVTSTPAAELRRMLAATLPRHLVPHHIVVVDEIPLTTNGKVDDAALAAVGTGGSAEGSELPATETERVLAEVLAEVLGTPGGSGVDVTADFLDLGLDSIVALSVVQAVRRRGIALRARLMLDCATVRELAAAIDSDAVAVEQADDAAPDTTPIPLLPNGRWLYQYGDPRRLAQTEVFRLPAGITRAQLEALLRNVIDGHEVLRTRLDRDAMALVAHQSREVLSEATGSGDLNGAVAEQAELSVQRMDPENGSMLDAVWLHHPQAEGGLLILTGHVLALDPSSWRIMVGELENAWHALASGRTPIPVREHTSLRQWSHLLAERAAGLDTCGFWEKQFEGDDPDIGARGVDPAVDRMGDVAIEMAFADPDVTARLLTGAVPVTEVLAATTARALTEWRRHRDQPTPAPLLALETHGRSDAVVSDRDDVDTGDTAGLLSMIYPLRVTADDARGVAAQVAAIPGDAIDYGLLRYLRADTAERLGSHRDPQILLNYLGRIELDAADHALLQDRSLQSGVTPIPEPNVAVRHELTIMAAVIDRDGSAVLGTQWRTLPDILSAEDIAALQAMWLDALREVLREVTQ, from the coding sequence ATGACCACGACCGGTACGCCGCCGGGCGTCGAGGACGTCCTGGCGCTGAGCCCGCTACAACAGGGGCTGTACTCGCTTGCCGGCCTGACCGAAGGTGACGAGGGCGCCGACCCGTATGTGATCGCGATGGCCGCCGACATCGACGGCGAACTGGACGCCGAGCTGCTGCGCGGCTGCGCCGAGGCGATGCTGGTGCGTCATCCGAACCTGCGGGCCAGCTTCTTCCAGGGAAACCTGAGCCGCCCGGTGGCGGTGGTCCCGTCCGCCGTCGAACTGCCCTGGCGCCATGTGCAGGCCGGTGACGAGCAGGCGATCACATTGGAGACCGAAGAGCGCGCCCGGCGGTTCGACCTCGGCCGCGGGCCGCTGCTGCGCTTCCTACTCATCGAAAAGCCGGGGTCCCGTTGGCGTCTGGTGATCGTCGCCCACCACATCGCGATCGACGGCTGGTCGCTGCCGGTTTTCGTCGGCGAACTCCTCGCGCTCTACGGCGCCGAGGGTGACGTGGCCGCGCTGCCGCCGGCGGTGCGCCCGTACCGCGACTACATCGGCTGGCTGGCCGGGCGAGATCAGGAAGCCAGCCGGGCGCGGTGGCAGGCGCATCTGTACGGCATGGACGCCCCGACCCTGTTGTCCCCGGTGCTGGCCGGGCGGGAGACCCAGCCGGGCCTGCCCGCGCGCACCGAGGTGAACCTCGATGAGCAGCAGTCCGCGGCGATCTTCGAAGCGGCCCGCAGCCGTGGCGTCACCGTCAACACCCTGTTCCAGATGGCTTGGGCGACAATCCTTTCAGTCTTCACCGACCGAACCGACGTGGTGTACGGAGTCACGGTGTCGGGGCGTCCGGACGAGCTGGCCGGGGTCGAGTCGATGGTCGGCCTGTTCATCAACACCGTGCCGCTGCGAGTCCGGGTCGACCCCGCCCTGCCGGTCGGCAGCCAGTGTCTGGCGCTGCAGCGCGAGGCGGCCGAGCTGCGTGACCACAGCTATCTCAGCCACACCGAGCTCCGGTCGCTCGGCGGTATCGGCGAGCTTTACGACACCCTGCTGGTGTACGAGAACTTCCCGCCCGGCGGGCTGGTCGGCAGTGACGAGTTCGAACTCGGCGGGGCCGTACTGCGGCCCGCGGCATTGGAAAGCCTGTCGCACTTCCCGGTCACCATCGCAGCTCACCCCACCCATGGCCGCCTCACGGTGCTCGTCGAAATCCTCGACGGGGCACTGGGATTACTGGATCCGCGGGCTCTGGGACTGCGGGTGCTGGCCGTCGTGCAGCGGCTGCTGGACGGCTGGGAGCGTCCGCTGCGCGAGGTTGCCGTCACGCTCGAAGACGAGCCGGACCCGGCCGGCGCGCCCGCGGTGGCCGGCGGCGGATCTCAGACCGGCTTCCACACGGCGTTCAGCGCGGCCGCCGAGGAGCGGCTCGGGTCGGTGGCCTTGAGCTGGGACGGAGGCGAGTTCAGTTATCGCGAGCTCGACGACGCCGCCGATCGCCTGGCTGCCGGGCTGATCCGGCGCGGGGTGAGCGATGAGACCCCGGTCCCGGTCCGGCTGCGCCGCGGACCCGATTACGTGGTCGCGATGCTCGCGGTGCTCAAAGCGGGCGCGATGATCGTGCCCCTGGACCCGGCCATGCCGGACGAGCGGGTGGCCGAGATCCTGCGCCAGATCGGGGCAGAGGAGCCCACACCGATCATCGTCGACGACGCGCTGCTGGCGTCGGTGGCCGCCGATCCCGAGTCGGACTACCAGCCCGCACCGGTGCGACCCGGACAAGGCGCCTACATCGTGTTCACGTCGGGTACCACCGGAAAACCCAAGGGCGTCATCGGAACGCATCAGGCACTGCTGGCCTATTGCGCTGACCATGCCCACCAGGTACTGCAACCCGCGGCCAAACGACTTGGCCGTCCGTTACGCGTGGCCCACGCCTGGTCGTTCACGTTCGACGCGGCCTGGCAGCCGTTGGCCGCCCTGCTTGACGGGCACACCGTGCACATCGTCGGCGACGACGTGCAGCGCGACGCCGAGGCGCTGGTGGACACCATCGGGCACTTCGCGATCGACATGATCGACACCACTCCGTCGATGTTCGCCTCGCTGCGGGCCGCGGGGCTGCTCAGCCGGGTGCCGCTGGCGGTGCTCGCCCTCGGCGGCGAGGCCATCGACACCGCAACCTGGCAGGGCATCCAGGCCGAGTGCGAGCGCACCTGGATGTCGGCACACAACTGCTATGGCCCGACGGAGACCACGGTGGAAGCGATCGTCGCGACGATCGCCGAGCACCCGCAGCCGTGCATCGGCCGTCCCACGGAGTCGACCGCCGCCTATGTGCTCGACAGGTGGCTGCGCCCGGTTCCCGACGGCGTGTACGGCGAACTGTATTTGGCCGGTGGCCAATTGACGCGCGGTTACCTGGGTAGGCCGGGGGAGACCGCCGCGCGGTTCGTCGCCGATCCGTTCACGCCGGGTGCTCGCATGTACCGCACCGGTGACGTGGTGCGCCGCAATCCGGAATCGCGGGCCGTCGAGTTTCTCGGGCGCAGTGACGATCAGGTCAAGATCCGAGGCTTCCGGGTCGAACCCGGCGAGGTGGCCGCGACGCTGCACGCCCACCCCGGGGTCCGGCACGCCCACGTTGCGGTACGGCAGCACCGCAGCGGGCCGAGACTCGTCGCGTACGTGGTCACGAGTACCCCGGCCGCCGAGCTGCGCCGGATGCTGGCCGCCACCCTGCCAAGGCATCTGGTGCCGCACCACATCGTCGTCGTCGACGAGATCCCGCTTACCACCAACGGCAAGGTCGATGATGCCGCGCTGGCAGCGGTCGGCACCGGCGGGTCAGCCGAGGGTTCCGAGCTGCCGGCGACCGAGACCGAGCGGGTGCTCGCCGAGGTGCTGGCCGAAGTTCTCGGGACACCCGGGGGATCAGGAGTCGACGTCACCGCCGACTTCCTCGATCTCGGGCTGGACAGCATCGTGGCACTGTCCGTCGTACAGGCCGTGCGGCGCCGAGGCATCGCGTTGCGTGCCCGGTTGATGCTGGACTGCGCGACGGTCCGCGAACTCGCGGCCGCGATCGATTCCGATGCGGTCGCCGTCGAACAGGCGGATGATGCCGCACCCGACACCACGCCGATTCCGTTGCTGCCCAACGGCCGCTGGCTCTACCAGTACGGCGACCCGCGGCGGCTCGCGCAGACCGAGGTGTTCCGGCTGCCCGCCGGCATCACCCGGGCGCAGCTGGAAGCCTTGTTGCGCAACGTGATCGATGGTCACGAGGTGCTGCGCACCCGGCTGGACCGCGACGCCATGGCGTTGGTCGCCCATCAGTCGCGCGAGGTACTTTCCGAAGCCACGGGATCCGGCGATCTCAACGGCGCCGTGGCCGAGCAGGCCGAGCTGTCCGTGCAGCGCATGGATCCGGAGAACGGGTCGATGCTGGACGCGGTGTGGTTGCATCATCCACAGGCCGAGGGCGGTCTTCTGATCCTCACCGGTCACGTGCTGGCCCTGGACCCGTCGTCGTGGCGCATCATGGTCGGCGAACTCGAAAACGCCTGGCATGCCCTGGCTTCCGGGCGCACCCCGATCCCGGTGCGAGAGCACACGTCGCTGCGGCAGTGGTCACATCTGCTCGCCGAACGGGCCGCCGGACTCGACACCTGCGGCTTCTGGGAGAAGCAGTTCGAAGGCGATGATCCTGACATCGGCGCCCGCGGCGTCGATCCCGCCGTCGACCGCATGGGCGATGTGGCGATCGAGATGGCCTTCGCCGACCCGGACGTGACGGCGCGATTGCTGACCGGGGCCGTCCCGGTGACCGAAGTGCTGGCTGCGACAACGGCTCGCGCTCTGACCGAGTGGCGCCGCCACCGCGACCAGCCGACCCCGGCGCCCCTGTTGGCGCTGGAGACCCACGGCCGGTCCGACGCGGTGGTATCCGACCGCGATGACGTGGACACCGGCGATACCGCGGGGCTGCTCAGCATGATCTACCCGTTGCGGGTGACTGCCGATGACGCCCGCGGTGTCGCGGCCCAGGTGGCCGCCATCCCGGGCGACGCCATCGACTACGGGCTGCTGCGTTACCTGCGAGCCGACACC